From Hymenobacter sedentarius, a single genomic window includes:
- a CDS encoding S8 family peptidase, translating into MKFNYPALTGKPLMAAALFSAFALASCEKNVESPASTVSTVTSSADAYGQPGVNYVANEVLVKFKAGTSATARAAALSRVNGQVAETILTKAMQRAGEKEALLLVRTPLAAAEAIGRLRGEEVEYAEPNYIYTHSAATNDTYVANGSLWGMDGNVYGSQASTAWAAGHTGSASVVLGVIDEGIQFDHPDLTGQVWTNPFDPADGVDNDNNGYIDDIHGWDFDGNNNSIYDGGTNGGVDDHGTHVSGTIGAKANNGQGVAGMNWSTTLISCKFLGRRGGTTANAVKAVDYLNDLKTRHSMNIVASNNSWGGGGFSQALYDAVNRANTQNILFVAAAGNGGSDGVGDDNDAVASYPSNMDLPNVIAVAAITSGGAKSSFSNYGATTVDLGAPGSGIWSSTAYSIYESYNGTSMATPHVTGAVALYASTHPGSSAATIKNAILSSTTPTPSLTGKCVTGGRLNVSTF; encoded by the coding sequence ATGAAATTCAATTACCCCGCCTTAACCGGCAAACCCCTGATGGCTGCGGCCCTGTTTTCTGCCTTCGCTTTGGCGAGCTGCGAGAAGAACGTTGAATCTCCCGCCTCCACGGTGAGCACCGTTACGAGTTCGGCCGATGCCTACGGCCAGCCCGGTGTCAATTATGTGGCCAACGAGGTACTGGTGAAGTTCAAAGCCGGTACTTCGGCTACGGCCAGAGCAGCGGCCCTGTCCCGCGTAAATGGACAGGTGGCCGAAACCATCCTGACCAAGGCCATGCAGCGGGCCGGCGAAAAAGAAGCCCTGCTGCTGGTACGCACCCCGCTGGCTGCTGCCGAAGCCATCGGCCGCCTCCGGGGCGAAGAAGTGGAGTACGCGGAGCCCAACTACATCTACACGCACTCTGCCGCAACCAACGACACCTACGTGGCCAATGGCTCGCTGTGGGGCATGGACGGCAACGTGTACGGCAGCCAAGCCTCGACGGCCTGGGCTGCCGGGCACACCGGTTCGGCTTCGGTGGTGCTCGGCGTCATCGACGAGGGCATCCAGTTTGACCACCCCGACCTGACCGGCCAGGTCTGGACCAACCCCTTCGACCCCGCCGACGGCGTGGACAACGACAACAACGGCTACATCGACGACATCCACGGCTGGGACTTCGACGGCAACAACAACTCCATCTACGACGGCGGTACTAATGGCGGCGTAGACGACCACGGCACGCACGTGTCGGGCACCATCGGCGCCAAAGCCAACAACGGCCAGGGCGTGGCCGGCATGAACTGGAGCACGACCCTTATTTCTTGCAAATTCCTGGGCCGCCGCGGCGGCACCACGGCCAACGCCGTGAAAGCGGTGGACTACCTGAACGACCTGAAAACGCGCCACAGCATGAACATCGTGGCCAGCAACAACTCCTGGGGTGGCGGCGGCTTTTCGCAGGCCCTGTATGATGCCGTGAACCGTGCCAATACCCAGAACATCTTGTTCGTGGCCGCAGCCGGCAACGGCGGCAGCGACGGCGTGGGCGACGACAACGACGCCGTGGCCAGCTACCCTTCCAACATGGACCTGCCCAACGTCATCGCCGTGGCCGCCATCACGTCGGGCGGTGCTAAGTCGTCGTTCTCCAACTACGGCGCGACTACGGTTGACCTGGGCGCGCCCGGCTCGGGCATCTGGTCGAGCACGGCCTACAGTATCTACGAGTCGTACAACGGCACGTCCATGGCCACGCCGCACGTGACCGGCGCTGTGGCCCTGTATGCCTCCACTCACCCGGGGTCTTCCGCTGCCACCATTAAAAACGCTATCCTGAGCAGCACCACGCCTACGCCTTCGCTGACGGGCAAGTGCGTAACCGGCGGTCGCCTCAATGTGAGCACCTTCTAA